Proteins from one Athalia rosae chromosome 8, iyAthRosa1.1, whole genome shotgun sequence genomic window:
- the LOC105686211 gene encoding queuine tRNA-ribosyltransferase accessory subunit 2 isoform X1, with protein MKFTTETFSRCAARLGFLSDLERIPDVVLETPLLMLYTKRGSIPHVTKDVLEMITTEKQLLTLSLPTTFTMVDPVEKTESIADFIGMKEYPVFLTIQDPAVAITSGYNEKDAVALWTRHGKQIITPDEYMDLVEAFKPDLYMTLCDGDTDMNSSSKRIRKSVERSKKMFERCLHRHNSSAVLGKKGLLGAIEGGYSIEARTLSVQTFAGEDLAGFVIDGLHKNGPLTENIKFTSIENVIKHTINLLPEDKMRVSTGSWNPETVINLVDMGVDLFDSSYAYFITERSCALTFLCQHSEANESAMISIAETRYADDFSPICRVCECLTCKNHTRAYLHHLHHTKELLERVLLMIHNTHHCLQYFKEIRESLKSGTFQDLKYRIHGKFSKSV; from the exons ATGAAGTTCACGACAGAAACTTTCTCTCGATGTGCAGCACGACTCGGATTTTTGTCAGATCTAGAGAGAATACCTGACGTCGTATTGGAAACTCCGTTATTAATGCTTTACACGAAG CGAGGCAGCATTCCACATGTGACCAAAGATGTATTGGAAATGATTACCACAGAAAAACAATTACTAACACTCTCTTTACCCACAACGTTCACCATGGTTGATCCCGTTGAGAAAACCGAATCAATTGCTGATTTCATTGGAATGAAG gAATATCCTGTATTTCTCACAATCCAAGATCCAGCGGTAGCCATTACTTCTGGCTACAACGAAAAGGACGCTGTTGCATTATGGACGAGGCATGGGAAGCAAATAATCACTCCGGATGAATACATGGACTTGGTGGAGGCGTTCAAGCCTGATCTTTACATGACATTATGCGACGGCGATACAGATATGAACAGCAGCTCGAAAAGAATCAGGAAGTCCGTCGAACGcagtaaaaaaatgttcgaaagaTGCTTGCATAGACATAACTCGTCCGCAGTGCTTGGAAAAAAGGGCCTACTGGGAGCTATCGAGGGAGGGTATAGCATAGAAGCCAGAACACTTTCTGTACAAACTTTTGCCGGTGAAGATCTAGCTGGATTTGTCATTGACGGACTTCATAAAAACGGTCCGCTGACGGAGAACATAAAGTTCACATCGATAGAAAATGTCATCAAACACACTATT AACTTATTACCAGAAGACAAAATGCGAGTTTCAACGGGCAGTTGGAACCCTGAGACAGTCATAAACCTAGTCGATATGGGGGTGGATCTATTTGATTCATCGTACGCTTATTTCATCACCGAACGTTCTTGCGCTCTGACTTTCCTGTGCCAACATTCCGAAGCCAACGAGTCAGCTATGATATCGATTGCGGAGACTAG GTACGCCGATGACTTTTCGCCCATATGCCGAGTGTGCGAATGTCTAACCTGTAAAAATCACACGAGAGCGTATCTGCATCATTTACACCACACTAAAGAGCTCTTGGAACGAGTTCTCCTGATGAT ACACAATACGCACCACTGTCTACAATACTTCAAAGAAATTCGCGAGAGTTTGAAAAGCGGCACCTTCCAAGATTTAAAGTACAGGATTCacgggaaattttccaaaagtgtTTAG
- the LOC105686211 gene encoding queuine tRNA-ribosyltransferase accessory subunit 2 isoform X2, whose protein sequence is MITTEKQLLTLSLPTTFTMVDPVEKTESIADFIGMKEYPVFLTIQDPAVAITSGYNEKDAVALWTRHGKQIITPDEYMDLVEAFKPDLYMTLCDGDTDMNSSSKRIRKSVERSKKMFERCLHRHNSSAVLGKKGLLGAIEGGYSIEARTLSVQTFAGEDLAGFVIDGLHKNGPLTENIKFTSIENVIKHTINLLPEDKMRVSTGSWNPETVINLVDMGVDLFDSSYAYFITERSCALTFLCQHSEANESAMISIAETRYADDFSPICRVCECLTCKNHTRAYLHHLHHTKELLERVLLMIHNTHHCLQYFKEIRESLKSGTFQDLKYRIHGKFSKSV, encoded by the exons ATGATTACCACAGAAAAACAATTACTAACACTCTCTTTACCCACAACGTTCACCATGGTTGATCCCGTTGAGAAAACCGAATCAATTGCTGATTTCATTGGAATGAAG gAATATCCTGTATTTCTCACAATCCAAGATCCAGCGGTAGCCATTACTTCTGGCTACAACGAAAAGGACGCTGTTGCATTATGGACGAGGCATGGGAAGCAAATAATCACTCCGGATGAATACATGGACTTGGTGGAGGCGTTCAAGCCTGATCTTTACATGACATTATGCGACGGCGATACAGATATGAACAGCAGCTCGAAAAGAATCAGGAAGTCCGTCGAACGcagtaaaaaaatgttcgaaagaTGCTTGCATAGACATAACTCGTCCGCAGTGCTTGGAAAAAAGGGCCTACTGGGAGCTATCGAGGGAGGGTATAGCATAGAAGCCAGAACACTTTCTGTACAAACTTTTGCCGGTGAAGATCTAGCTGGATTTGTCATTGACGGACTTCATAAAAACGGTCCGCTGACGGAGAACATAAAGTTCACATCGATAGAAAATGTCATCAAACACACTATT AACTTATTACCAGAAGACAAAATGCGAGTTTCAACGGGCAGTTGGAACCCTGAGACAGTCATAAACCTAGTCGATATGGGGGTGGATCTATTTGATTCATCGTACGCTTATTTCATCACCGAACGTTCTTGCGCTCTGACTTTCCTGTGCCAACATTCCGAAGCCAACGAGTCAGCTATGATATCGATTGCGGAGACTAG GTACGCCGATGACTTTTCGCCCATATGCCGAGTGTGCGAATGTCTAACCTGTAAAAATCACACGAGAGCGTATCTGCATCATTTACACCACACTAAAGAGCTCTTGGAACGAGTTCTCCTGATGAT ACACAATACGCACCACTGTCTACAATACTTCAAAGAAATTCGCGAGAGTTTGAAAAGCGGCACCTTCCAAGATTTAAAGTACAGGATTCacgggaaattttccaaaagtgtTTAG
- the LOC105686213 gene encoding ZZ-type zinc finger-containing protein 3: protein MNAECAHNSEPEDSEFYFESDHLALKGNKDYTALLKTIIMLEAQRTQGIADLDKLLEAQKIAMQDPVSFVAKLQDEDFVGFPGPQKIADIPYIDWTKYNIVLPDSPMRPQTRHGPVLPQLQVKSDADEGKILVRGRAFDQSKPETFNQLWTTEEQRRLEELLIEYPPEEVEMRRWTKIANALGNRTPKQVSSRVQKYFIKLLRAGLPIPGRGPKVRMDVKRGTNHRHQRNNYLLLKPSTFFPHQDMPFNFGEDARHLSIIEDSEDDCGNGTLGDTAEMRHIQLLRLVKAEKGNEQLRAYSHIGYRCLVCKEEPLKGTRWHCKDCEGEMNFCGDCAVAQWETDTPIHPPSHRLIAVRPTQSNRTYDSDYFSQSFNNSSYNYLDPNFLPE, encoded by the exons ATGAATGCTGAATGTGCTCATAATTCTGAGCCGGAAGATTCGGAGTTCTATTTTGAATCCGATCATCTAGCCTTGAAGGGTAACAAGGATTACACGGCGCTTCTGAAGACAATTATTATGCTAGAGGCCCAAAGAACCCAGGGAATTGCAGACTTGGATAAATTATTGGAAGCTCAAAAGATTGCAATGCAAGACCCCGTTTCCTTCGTTGCTAAATTACAAGATGAGGACTTTGTTGGATTCCCGGGGCCCCAGAAAATCGCTGACATCCCCTATATAGACTGGACCAAGTACAACATAGTTTTACCCGATAGCCCAATGCGCCCACAAACAAGGCACGGACCGGTTCTCCCCCAACTTCAAGTGAAGTCCGACGCTGATGAGGGAAAG ATACTGGTTCGAGGACGTGCATTTGACCAAAGTAAACCGGAGACGTTCAACCAACTGTGGACAACGGAGGAGCAGAGAAGGTTGGAAGAACTTTTGATCGAGTACCCACCCGAAGAGGTAGAGATGCGTCGGTGGACGAAAATTGCCAATGCACTCG GAAACCGAACGCCTAAGCAAGTATCCAGTCGTgttcaaaaatacttcatcAAACTCCTGAGGGCCGGACTTCCGATCCCTGGCCGCGGACCAAAAGTTAGAATGGATGTAAAGCGTGGCACGAATCACCGCCACCAGCGCAATAATTATCTGCTCTTGAAGCcctccactttttttccccatcaaGACATGCCGTTCAACTTTGGAGAGGACGCCAGACATTTATCGATCATCGAAGACTCT GAGGATGACTGTGGCAACGGAACCTTGGGGGATACGGCTGAGATGAGACATATTCAGTTGCTTCGACTGGTCAAAgcggaaaaaggaaacgaacaGCTGCGGGCATACTCCCACATCGGATACAGA TGCTTGGTATGCAAGGAAGAACCGTTGAAGGGTACGCGGTGGCATTGCAAGGATTGCGAAGGAGAAATGAATTTCTGCGGGGACTGTGCAGTGGCACAATGGGAGACTGACACTCCCATACATCCTCCATCCCATAGATTGATCGCTGTTCGACCGACCCAGTCAAACAGGACTTACGAttcagattatttttcacaaagCTTCAATAACTCTTCTTACAATTATTTGGATCCCAATTTTCTTCCCGAATAA
- the LOC105686126 gene encoding chymotrypsin BI, whose translation MKVLVALCFVAVAAQAVDIDLDTINTMRVVPENVARILEAHQWIPTYGLGRVVGGFEAKPGQFPYQVGLFVSVSGGTAFCGGSILNNQWILTAAHCVDTARAVEVVVGAHDMVRRLDTGFRVNGKRWFTHENWDSYNLVNDIALIELEKPIEFSDRVQPIRLPKDSQASETFVRQTAVVSGWGKDSDSASGISPVLRWTSNPIVTNSECNRKYFGSIGAGHICLDGSNLRSSCSGDSGGPLVIEEADGKPTQIGLVSFGISLGCAKGWPSVYTRITSYTDWIETNTNVRAGY comes from the exons ATGAAGGTTCTCGTAGCACTTTGCTTTGTGGCCGTGGCGGCCCAG GCCGTCGACATCGATTTGGATACGATCAACACGATGCGAGTCGTACCTGAAAACGTAGCTCGCATATTGGAAG CGCACCAGTGGATTCCTACCTACGGTTTGGGACGCGTCGTTGGAGGATTCGAAGCCAAGCCTGGACAGTTCCCTTACCAAGTCGGTCTGTTCGTGAGCGTGAGCGGTGGCACTGCTTTCTGCGGAGGTTCGATCCTCAACAACCAATGGATACTCACAGCCGCTCATTGCGTCGACACTGCCAGAGCCGTCGAGGTTGTCGTCGGGGCCCACGATATGGTCCGCCGCCTGGACACGGGCTTCAGAGTCAACGGCAAGAGATGGTTCACCCACGAGAACTGGGACTCTTACAACCTCGTTAACGACATTGCGTTAATCGAACTCGAAAAACCAATCGAATTCTCCG atCGCGTCCAGCCGATCCGTCTGCCAAAAGACTCTCAGGCCAGCGAAACCTTCGTCCGTCAAACCGCGGTTGTATCTGGCTGGGGAAAAGACTCAGATT CTGCCAGTGGCATCAGCCCCGTCCTTCGCTGGACCTCGAACCCCATCGTGACTAACAGCGAGTGCAACAGAAAGTACTTTGGCTCAATTGGAGCTGGCCACATCTGCCTGGATGGTTCAAACCTTCGCTCTTCTTGCAGC GGCGACTCTGGTGGCCCATTGGTCATCGAGGAAGCTGACGGCAAACCCACCCAGATCGGTTTGGTGTCCTTCGGTATCTCCCTAGGCTGTGCCAAGGGCTGGCCCAGCGTATACACTCGCATCACCAGCTACACGGACTGGATCGAGACCAACACCAACGTCCGAGCTGGCTATTGA
- the LOC105686693 gene encoding transcription initiation factor TFIID subunit 1 produces the protein MKMVDSDEDNDRDMDVGMNMTGFLFGNIDEDGQLEDDILDSEAKRHLASLGRLGLGSLLQEMISMDTKENAEKDDGETTDEFGNVKDPKPEQDDGNYSEKSPSALDFSDINELADDLNEDNADNNTKKNDKETSDYDADDEEGVNKSDKQLMPPPPIPEEKEALTPEEAEAARQRKLETPLASMLPSKYANIDVTELFPDFRPNKVLRFSRLFGPGKPSSLPQIWRGVRKRRKKKKHHDPKDSDSGSDHDERRPKFKGWKLHYAPDPSPDQCRSNDEEKLLLPVEDKEQTGKTGDTGDSSDMGPKVADWRFGPAQIWYDMLDVPETGDGFNYGFKLSEKKEDEIKSQDDEIFPDDSFLMVSQLHWEDDVVWNGDDIKHKVMQKLNSKNNAAGWVPSSGNRTAQAFSQPGKGAPVPVAPNVRLATSQITTPLHMQSKNKIVSSGKSGQQQQREENYDDTWYSIFPVENEELVYGLWEDEVIWDAEQMTKIPKPKILTLDPNDENIVLGIPDDIDPALLHKDNGPQPKVKIPHPHVKKSKLLLGKAGVINVLEEDAPPPPPKSPDRDPFNISNDSYYMPRSSETTLRLKVGGGNLIQHSTPVVELRAPFVQTHMGPMRLRNFHRPPLKRFSHGPLSHPGPHSVLPLLKHIKKKAKQREQERIASGGGDVFFMRTPEDLTGKDGEIVLIEFSEEHPPLMNQVGMCSKVKNYYKRRAGKDQGPVRYKYGEIAYAHTSPFLGILTPGQSIQAIENNMYRAPIYEHSIQETDFLIIRTRQQYFVREVDALFCAGQECPLYEVPGPNSKRANNFVRDFLQVFIYRLFWKSRDTPRRIKMDDIKKAFPSHSESSIRKRLKLCADFKRTGMDSNWWVIKPDFRLPTEEEIRAMVSPEQCCAYFSMIAAEQRLKDAGYGEKFLFTPQDDDDEEMQLKMDDEVKVAPWNTTRAYIQAMRGKCLLQLAGPADPTGCGEGFSYVRVPNKPTISKEEQEAQPKRTVTGTDADLRRLSLNNAKALLRKFGVPEEEIKKLSRWEVIDVVRTLSTEKAKAGEEGMTKFSRGNRFSIAEHQERYKEECQRIFDLQNRVLSSNEVLSTDEGESSDEDSSDIEEMGKNIENMLSNKKTSTQLSLEREEQERHELRKMIMGDMQEQDKKSKEKKKDDEDDGMVNNYGTQQGRVLKIYRTFRNPEGKEFTRVELVRKPAVIDTYIKIRNSKDETFIKQFATLDEAQKEEMKREKRRIQEQLRRIKRNQERERMLGGPVPNPFGSSNLFERSSLNTPTTSSSSVLPLSNFQSSTLSSKHPKPEVSPSKRKKPKLKPDLKLKCGACGNVGHMRTNKACPLYQNSMPTAPVNVAMTEEQEEEIEKQLNTDDQDLVNVDGTKVKLSSKLIKHAEEMKRRTLLLKVPKEAVGARKRRRATGDDHCDYLKRQQRPANRRRTDPVVVMSTMLESILNEMRDLPDVQPFLFPVNAKAVTDYYKIVQRPMDLQTIRENLRQKKYQSRGEFLADVNQIVENSTLYNGAKSSLTVAAKRMLDTCVDRLGEKEDRLMRLEKAINPLLDDNDQVALTFILDNVINNKLKSMTEAWPFLKPVNKKLVKDYYNVIKRPIDLEAISKKVTAHKYHSRHEFLRDIEQILENCTVYNGKDSPFTLKAEALVKVCKETLEEYDDHLTQLEGNITLVQQRAMEQADIDSSWLGPDEENYTIAEPEFRGSQTSSPDNPFGKSMMDDFDFVDVEGDMDGELGRSGRAKKKDVLEEDLQFSSEDEFDEVPFGTDEQLEQTEMETLEVNEMRESNEVPADDDSQQAAEAMVQLGNVGFYTGEQQLLQQEESMDVDPNYDPSDFLLAGLPSREEKVVDKIQDDLAVSESDEDTQNNPLETKPEMDAQPDEDEGGDLWF, from the exons atgaaaatggtCGACTCCGACGAAGATAACGACAGGGACATGGACGTGGGAATGAATATGACAGGCTTTCTATTTGGAAATATAGATGAGGATGGGCAACTCGAGGATGACATACTAGACTCCGAGGCTAAACGACACTTGGCTTCCTTGGGGCGACTTGGCTTGGGCTCGTTACTTCAGGAAATGATATCCATGGATACCAAAGAGAACGCCGAAAAAGATGACGGCGAAACTACGGATGAATTTGGGAATGTCAAAGATCCCAAGCCTGAGCAGGATGACGGCAACTACTCAGAAAAGTCTCCGAGTGCCTTGGATTTCTCTGATATCAACGAATTGGCTGACGATCTCAATGAGGACAACGCCGATAATAATACCAAGAAAAATGACAAGGAAACCAGCGATTACGATGCAGATGACGAGGAGGGAGTAAATAAGTCTGATAAACAGCTGATGCCTCCTCCACCGATccctgaagaaaaagaagcccTGACTCCCGAGGAAGCTGAAGCTGCGCGtcaacgaaaattagaaacACCTCTGGCTTCTATGCTGCCTTCAAAATATGCTAACATAGATGTCACGGAATTATTTCCAGATTTTCGCCCCAACAAGGTACTCAGGTTCTCGCGACTCTTCGGTCCTGGAAAGCCCAGTAGTCTGCCGCAAATTTGGCGTGGTGTCcggaaacggagaaaaaagaaaaagcatcACGACCCCAAAGACTCGGACTCAGGATCGGATCATGATGAGAGAAGACCCAAGTTTAAG GGATGGAAGTTGCATTACGCTCCAGATCCGTCGCCAGACCAATGCCGTTCTAACGACGAAGAGAAGCTACTACTTCCCGTAGAAGACAAAGAGCAGACGGGGAAAACAGGAGATACGGGAGACAGCAGTGATATGGGACCAAAAGTTGCTGACTGGCGTTTCGGTCCAGCTCAGATCTGGTATGACATGTTGGATGTTCCGGAAACCGGAGACGGTTTCAATTATGGTTTTAAATTatcggagaaaaaggaagatgaaATCAAGTCGCAGgacgatgaaatatttcccGACGACTCGTTTCTTATGGTGTCCCAGTTGCATTGGGAAGACGATGTCGTTTGGAACGGCGATGACATCAAGCATAAAGTGATGCAAAAAttgaatagtaaaaataacgcGGCAGGTTGGGTTCCGTCGAGTGGGAACAGGACAGCGCAGGCATTTAGCCAGCCAGGTAAGGGAGCGCCTGTGCCTGTAGCTCCCAACGTCAGACTTGCCACATCTCAAATAACGACGCCTTTGCACATgcagtcgaaaaacaaaattgtatCGTCGGGTAAAAGTGGACAACAGCAgcaaagggaagaaaattacGACGATACGTGGTACTCCATTTTCCCAGTAGAGAATGAGGAGCTCGTCTACGGGCTCTGGGAAGACGAAGTTATCTGGGATGCCGAACAGATGACCAAAATACCAAAGCCAAAGATCCTCACTCTTGAtccgaacgacgaaaatattgTTCTGGGTATACCGGATGACATCGACCCCGCTTTGCTCCATAAAGACAACGGACCCCAACCGAAAGTAAAAATACCTCATCCCCACGTGAAGAAAAGCAAACTCCTTCTGGGTAAAGCAGGTGTGATCAATGTCCTCGAAGAAGACGCACCTCCTCCGCCGCCGAAGTCTCCCGACAGAGATCCGTTTAATATTTCCAACGACTCTTACTACATGCCTCGATCCTCGGAAACAACTCTGCGCCTCAAGGTCGGCGGTGGCAATTTGATTCAGCACAGCACACCGGTAGTAGAACTGAGAGCACCCTTCGTGCAGACTCATATGGGACCCATGagactgagaaattttcatcgacctCCGTTGAAACGCTTCAGTCATGGACCACTCTCCCATCCTGGTCCTCACAGCGTCTTGCCTCTGCTCAAACACATTAAAAAGAAAGCTAAGCAACGGGAACAGGAAAGAATCGCTTCGGGAGGTGGGGATGTCTTTTTTATGAGAACTCCGGAAGACTTGACGGGAAAGGACGGAGAGATCGTCCTCATCGAATTTTCCGAGGAACATCCACCCCTGATGAACCAAGTCGGTATGTGTTCCAAGGTCAAGAATTATTACAAACGAAGGGCAGGGAAAGACCAAGGCCCTGTGCGGTACAAGTATGGGGAAATCGCGTACGCGCACACCAGTCCTTTCTTGGGGATCCTGACGCCCGGTCAAAGTATACAGGCTATCGAGAACAACATGTACAGAGCCCCGATTTACGAACATAGCATTCAAGAGACTGACTTCCTGATAATAAGAACAAG GCAACAATATTTTGTGAGAGAGGTGGACGCCCTATTTTGTGCAGGTCAAGAATGTCCACTGTACGAAGTCCCGGGTCCGAATTCGAAACGAGCCAACAATTTCGTCAGGGATTTTCTCCAAGTTTTTATCTACAGACTATTTTGGAAATCTCGGGATACCCCGAGGAGAATTAAAATGGACGATATCAAGAAGGCTTTCCCATCGCACAGCGAAAGCAGCATAAGAAAAAGATTGAAGCTCTGCGCAGACTTCAAACGGACag GGATGGACTCAAACTGGTGGGTGATCAAGCCGGACTTTAGATTGCCAACCGAAGAGGAAATCAGAGCTATGGTTTCGCCCGAGCAGTGCTGTGCCTACTTCAGTATGATCGCTGCCGAGCAGCGATTGAAGGATGCTGGCTACGGTGAGAAATTTCTGTTCACTCCacaagacgacgacgatgaagaaATGCAACTGAAAATGGACGACGAGGTCAAAGTTGCACCGTGGAACACCACCCGTGCCTACATTCAAGCGATGAGAGGAAAGTGTCTCCTACAGCTCGCCGGACCTGCTGATCCCACCGGCTGTGGCGAGGGATTTTCTTACGTCAGAGTGCCCAATAAACCAACAATCAGTAAA GAAGAACAGGAAGCGCAGCCAAAGAGAACGGTGACTGGTACCGACGCAGACTTACGAAGACTCTCGCTCAACAATGCGAAGGCGTTGCTGAGGAAGTTTGGTGTCCCTgaagaggagataaaaaaactttctcgATGGGAGGTTATCGATGTAGTGCGAACACTGTCGACCGAAAAAGCCAAAGCCGGAGAAGAGGGTATGACTAAGTTCTCTAGAGGCAACAGATTCTCGATAGCCGAGCATCAGGAAAGGTACAAAGAGGAATGCCAGAGAATCTTTGACCTTCAGAATCGCGTTTTGTCGTCCAACGAGGTCCTCAGTACCGACGAGGGTGAGAGCTCTGACGAAGATAGCTCCGACATAGAGGAGATGGGTAAAAACATCGAAAACATgttatcgaacaaaaaaacgagcacTCAGTTGTCCCTTGAAAGGGAAGAACAGGAGCGGCACGAGctcagaaaaatgataatgggTGACATGCAGGAGCAGGATAAgaagagcaaagaaaaaaagaaagacgacgaagacgatggCATGGTTAATAACTATGGAACGCAGCAGGGCAGAGTCCTGAAGATATACCGAACATTCAGGAACCCTGAAGGGAAAGAATTCACCAGGGTAGAACTCGTGAGGAAACCAGCTGTCATAGATACTTACATAAAAATAAGGAATTCCAAAGACGAGACTTTCATCAAGCAATTCGCAACCTTGGACGAAGCGCAGAAGGAAGAGATGAAGCGGGAGAAGAGAAGGATCCAGGAGCAGCTGCGGAGAATCAAGCGAAATCAAGAACGGGAACGAATGCTGGGCGGCCCTGTGCCGAATCCATTCGGTTCATCTAACCTCTTCGAGCGTTCGTCCTTGAACACCCCGACTACTTCGTCCTCCAGCGTCCTTCCATTAAGTAATTTCCAGTCCTCTACTCTGTCCTCTAAACATCCGAAGCCTGAAGTATCCCCCTCTAAACGTAAGAAACCTAAACTTAAACCAGACTTGAAACTAAAATGTGGTGCTTGTGGTAATGTAGGGCATATGCGCACCAACAAGGCATGTCCCCTTTATCAGAACAGCATGCCTACCGCTCCGGTCAATGTGGCTATGACGGAGGAGCAGGAGGAAGAAATCGAGAAGCAGCTTAACACCGACGATCAGGATCTGGTGAACGTCGATGGAACTAAAGTAAAACTCTCTTCGAAGCTCATAAAG CACGCCGAAGAGATGAAGAGGCGCACTTTGCTACTAAAAGTGCCCAAGGAGGCTGTCGGGGCGCGAAAACGTCGCCGTGCTACCGGAGACGATCATTGCGATTATCTCAAGAGACAGCAGCGACCAGCCAACAGGCGCAGAACTGACCCGGTCGTCGTCATGTCCACGATGTTAGAAAGTATTCTGAACGAGATGCGAGATCTGCCGGATGTTCAGCCGTTCCTATTTCCAGTGAACGCCAAA GCGGTTACGGATTATTACAAAATCGTTCAACGGCCTATGGATTTGCAAACCATAAGGGAGAACTTGAGGCAGAAGAAATACCAGAGCAGGGGAGAATTCTTAGCTGACGTTAACcagatcgttgaaaattcaacgctcTACAACGGTGCTAAGAGTTCGTTGACCGTAGCTGCCAAACGGATGCTGGATACCTGCGTCGACAGGTTAGGCGAGAAAGAAGATCGTCTAATGAGGCTCGAAAAAGCCATCAATCCATTGCTGGACGATAACGATCAAGTCGCACTGACATTCATCCTTGACAATgtaataaacaataaattaAAGTCCATGACCGAGGCTTGGCCGTTCCTCAAGCCGGTCAACAAAAAGCTAGTGAAAGATTACTACAATGTTATCAAAAGGCCGATAGACTTGGAAGCGATTTCCAAAAAAGTTACAG CTCACAAGTATCACAGTCGACACGAGTTCCTCAGAGATATCGAACAGATATTGGAAAACTGTACGGTCTACAATGGAAAAGATTCGCCATTCACGCTCAAGGCAGAAGCCCTGGTAAAAGTTTGCAAAGAAACGTTGGAAGAG TACGACGACCATCTAACGCAACTCGAAGGAAATATCACGCTGGTGCAACAACGGGCTATGGAACAAGCAGATATCGATTCATCGTGGCTTGGTCCAGACGAAGAGAATTATACCATCGCTGAACCTGAGTTTAGAGGA aGTCAAACTAGTTCCCCTGATAATCCATTCGGAAAGTCAATGATGGACGATTTTGATTTCGTCGACGTCGAAGGTGACATGGATGGAGAATTGGGGCGCAGTGGGcgcgcgaagaaaaaagacgtcCTCGAAGAAG ATCTCCAATTCTCAAGCGAAGACGAATTCGACGAAGTACCGTTTGGAACCGACGAACAATTGGAGCAGACTGAGATGGAGACGTTAGAAGTAAACGAAATGAGAGAGTCCAATGAAGTACCCGCCGACGACGACAGTCAACAGGCTGCGGAAGCTATGGTTCAGTTGGGCAACGTAGGATTTTACACCGGAGAACAACAGCTCCTCCAACAAG AGGAGAGTATGGACGTCGATCCGAATTACGACCCGTCCGATTTCCTGCTCGCTGGTTTGCCGTCCCGAGAAGAGAAGGTCGTTGATAAGATTCAGGACGACTTGGCCGTCTCGGAAAGCGACGAGGACACTCAGAATAATCCGTTGGAAACAAAACCGGAAATGGACGCACAACCGGACGAAGATGAGGGAGGAGATTTGTGGTTCTGA